Genomic segment of Buchnera aphidicola (Aphis nerii):
TTTATCTTAAAAAAAAATTGACTTATATTTAAAAAAAAGTAAAATTATATAATAAAAAACAGGTGAAGTGGCCGAGAGGATTAAGGCGCTCCCCTGCTAAGGGAGTATGTAGAAAAACTCTGCATCGAGGGTTCGAATCCCTCTTTCACCGAAATCATATTGCATCCGTAGCTCAGTTGGATAGAGTACTCGGCTACGAACCGAGCGGTCGGAGGTTCGAATCCTTCCGGATGCAAAATAACTAATTCTAACCAAGTATTTATCATCCTAAATAATAAAAAGTTTTTTAAAATTAATTAAAAATTAAAACTTAGGAGAAAAAATTGATAGAGGATATCTCAAAAAAAATTAATTGGCTAGAAAAAAATTCATTTATATTAAAATACATTAATCGAGGCATTGAACGAGAAACTTTAAGAATTAAAAAAAATGGAGATTTTTCTAATACTCAACATCCACATAACATTGGTGCTGCATTAACACATAGATGGATTACAACTGATTTTTCTGAAAATTTATTAGAATTCATTACTCCTGTAACTAATAATATAGATTATTTATTAAACTTTTTAAAAGATCTTCATTCTTTTGTAGCATTTAAAAACCAAAAAGAACTAATGTGGCCTTTTAGTATCCCATATATTTATAAAAAATCAACAAATATACAAATAGCAAAATATGGAAAATCCAATTATGGAGCACTTAAAACTATTTATCGAAAAGGTTTGAAAATAAGGTATGGTGATTTAAAAAATACTATTTCAGGTATACATTATAACTTTTCATTACCAAAAATATTTTGGAAAAAAGATAATATAGATAATATATCATCTGGTTATTTAAATTTAATTCGTAATTACTATCGATTTGGTTGGATTATTCCATATTTATTTGGATCATCACCTGCAATATCAAAATATTTTTTGACAAATCAAAAATATACATTTCAAAAAAACAAAGAAGGTTTATTATATTTACCTTGGGCAACTTCTCTCCGTATTAGTGACATGGGATATACTAGTACTTCTATTACTGATTTAAAAATAACATTCAATGATTTAGATTCATACATAAAATGTTTAAAAAAAGCAATGAACACTCCCTCAAAAAAATTTGCTGATTTAGGATTAACTGATAAGTTAGGAAAATTACAACAATTAAATACTAACATATTACAATTAGAAAATGAACTATATACACAAATTAGACCTAAAAGAACAATTAATTATGGAGAATCACTTCTAGATGCGTTAAAAAATAGAGGGATTGAATACGTAGAAATACGTTCTTTAGATATAAATCCATTTTCATCAATTGGAATCAATAAAAATCAAATACTTTTATTAGATTTATTTTTAATTTGGTGTGCTTTAATTGAAGCCCCAAAAAACAAAAAGACAGATTTTCACTTTATTGATAAAAATTGGAAAAAAGTTACTTTTGAAGGTAGAAAACCAAATCAAAAAATTTATATTAATAATAAAAAATACAAACTAAAACAAATTGGAGAACGAATATTTAAAGATTTAAAAAAAATTGCTATTATCTTCGATAATCAACAAAAAAATTCAGAATATCAACAAGTATGTGATAAAAAAATACTTTTCTTCAAAGATCCAGAATTAACTTATTCAGCTCAATTTTTAAAGTTATTTATTACAACAAATAAAATAAATAAAATAGGATTAAATTTAGCTAATACATATCATAATCAACTAATTAATGAATTCAATTATAATACACACATAAAAAATTTTGAACATGAAACTATTAATTCTCATAAAAAACAAATAGAAATAGAAGAAAAAGAAATATTATCTTTAAAAGATTATTTGAAAAAAAGATAATTTATTATCCCATGCTAAATTAACATGGGAAATTATTAATAATTTGATAATTTAATATAATTATTCATGTTAGTATTAAGACACTAAAAATATTCTTAAAAATAGATATGAAATATCTATAAAAATTTTACTGAGATAACTCATCTACTTTATCTAATTTTTCCCATGGAAATTCTTCTCTTCCAAAATGTCCATAAACAGACGTTTGCAAATAAATAGGTTTAAGTAAACCAAGCATTTTAATTAATCCATATGGTCGTAAGTCAAAAATATCTCGAACTAAATTAATTAATGCTTTATTACTAACTTTGCCAGTTTGAAAAGTTTCAATCATAATGGAAGTAGGTTTAGCAATTCCAATTGCATATGATAATTGAATTTCACAACGATCAGCTAAACCTGCAGCTACAATGTTTTTAGCTACATATCTAGCAGCATATGCTGCAGATCGATCTACCTTGGAAGGATCTTTTCCTGAAAAAGCCCCTCCTCCATGTCTGGACATACCACCATATGTATCTACGATAATTTTACGACCTGTTAAACCGCAATCTCCCATCGGACCTCCAATCACAAATCTTCCGGTAGGGTTAATAAAAAATTTAGTATTTTGTGTTAACCATTTTTTCGGTAAAACTGGTTTTATAATTTCTTCCATTACAGCTTCTTTTAAAATATTCTGACTAATATTTTCCTCATGTTGAGTTGAAAAAACAACTGTATCAATTCCTACTATATTCCAATTTTTATATTTAAATGTTACTTGACTTTTAGCATCAGGTCTTAACCAAGGTAAAATATTTTTTTTTCTTAATTCAGACTGTCTTCTAACTAATAAATGAGCATAAGTAATAGGAGCAGGCATTAAAACATCTGTTTCATTAGTAGCATATCCGAAAATAATTCCTTGATCTCCAGCACCTTGTTCTAGGGGATCAAAACGATCAACTCCTTGATTAATATCAGGTGATTGTTTCCCTATAGCACTTAATATTGCACAAGAATTTGCGTCAAAACCTGTATCAGAATTAACATAACCAATATTATTAATAGTATTCCGGGTGATTTCTTCAACGTCGACCCAAGCAGTAGTAGTAATTTCACCACCAATTAAAACCATTCCTGTTTTCACATAAGTTTCACAAGCAACTCTTGCTTTAATATCTTGCTTTATAATTTCATCTAATAAAGCATCTGAAATTTGATCAGCAATTTTATCTGGATGACCTTCTGAAACAGATTCAGAAGTAAAAAGATATTCATTCATTATATTTTGTATTCCTTTTCATTTAAAAATCTATTAAAATTAGTAAAAATACATTTAATTTAATATTTTTTATATAAAATATTTAAGTTAAAATGTATGCTAATATATATATTATTTTAAATATACTTATTTAAAGTAATACTTAAATAAAGTGTTTTAAAAATAAATAATTAATACCTTATAAATATAATTAACAGTACAAAAACATGATAAAAAAAATATTTCTTATCCTAATTAGTATATTTTTTTTTTAATTATAATTAAAAAAAACAATGTTAAAAAAAATAATGTAAAAAATTTTCAACAAGCAAAAATTTTAGCAATTAAAATACATAAAAATGCTCCTGGAACATTTTATTGCGGATGTAAAATTATTTGGAAAAACAAAAAAGGTATACCCAATTTATCATCATGTGGTTATAAAATTCGAAAAAATAAAAATCGAGCCACAAGAATTGAATGGGAACATGTTGTTCCAGCATGGAAATTTGGGCATCAAAAAAAATGTTGGAAAAAGGGAGGTAGAAAAAAATGTATTAAAGATAGAAATTTTCAAAAAATTGAAATTGATTTGCATAATTTACAACCTTCTATAGGAGAAATTAACGCAGATAGATCTAATTTTATGTACACTGAATTAAATAGTAAAATTCAACAATATGGTAAATGTAGCATGAAAATTGATTTTAAAAAAAAATTAGTAGAACCACCTAAAATAGCTAAAGGTGCTATAGCTAGAACTTATTTTTATATGAGCAAAATATATAATATTAAATTATCTAAAAAAGAAAAAAGACTATTTAACAAATGGAATATAAATTTTCCAGTAACCAAATGGGAATGTATAAGAGAAAATTTAATATTTAAAATACAAGGTAATCACAATAACTATGTTTACAAAAAATGTCATAAATAAAACATTATTTTTATAAGAAAATGAAAAAACGTATTCCACGTGTTTATATTGATAAACATTTTAAAATCAATGAAACAATAATTTTAGATTCATCTAATACACACTATATAATAAAAGTATTACGTATGAATTCACAAGATATATTAGAAATATTTAATAATACAAATTATATTTTTTTATCTAAAATTATCAGTATACGAAAAAATATAGCAACTATTTTAATTTTAGATAAAGAAAAAAAAAATATCGAATCACCATTGTTTATTCATTTAGGTTTAGTTATTTCGAAAAATAAAAAAATGAATTTTGCTATTCAAAAATCTGTTGAATTAGGCGTTAATATAATTACTCCAATATTTTCAAGATATTCCAATGTTAGTAAAAGTAAAAAAAATATTTTAAAAAAAAATATTTACTGGAAAAACGTGATAATTTCTGCATGTCAACAATGCAAACGTAATATTATTCCACAAATTAATAATGCAGAAGAAATTGATATATGGTGTGAACAATCTAATAAAAAAGAAATAAAAATTGTTTTAGATCCAAAATCTACTAAAAATATCAACCAAATTTATAAAAATGTCAATTGTGTTAGATTACTAGTTGGTTCTGAAGGTGGTTTTTCATTATTAGAAATGGAAAAAATAATTCAATATAAATTTATTCCAATTAAATTAGGACCAAGAATTTTAAGAACAGAAACAGCAGCGATTGCAGCAATAACTGCTTTACAAATAAAATTTGGTGATTTATAAAAAATTAAAATATAAAAATATTTAAAAAACTTATTTCAAAATAAATATTTATAAAATACATTTAAATAATTTAAATATAGATGATTTATTTTTTTATAATTTTTACACCATTATTTGTACCCATTAATACTATATCTGCACCTCTTAAAGCAAATAAACCAACAGTGACCACTCCTGGTAATAAATTAATTTTTTTTTCTATTGAAATAGGATCATGAATATTTAAATTATATATATCTAAAATTATATTTCCATTTTCTGTAATAACATTTTTTCTTATTTTTGGATGTCCACCTATTTTAATTATTTCATTTGAAATAAACGATGAAGCTATAGGAATAACTTCAATAGGTAATGGAAAAGTGCCTAAAACATCTACTTTTTTTGTTTTATCTATAATACAAACAAATTTTTTAGCAATAGCAGCTATAATTTTTTCTTTAGTTAAAGCTGCACCTCCACCTTTTATCATTTGCATATTACTATTTATTTCATCAGCACTATCAATATAAACTTCTAATGAATTAAAAGTATTTAAATTTAAAATATTATTAATTCCTTTTTCTTTTAATAATAATGTTGAAGCATTTGAACTGGAAATTACTCCAGATATTAAATGTTTTATTGTACTTAAGGCTTCAATAAAATAAAATACAGTACTTCCTGTACCCACTCCAATGACTGTACCTGGTTTAATATAATTTAATGCAGCCCATGCTGCTTTTTTTTTAAACTCATTTAAATTCATAATATAAAAACCTATTTTATTTTACATAAATATTCTAAAATAAAAAGATCATAAATTTTTAAATATAAAAAAATATTATTGTCAAAAAATATAATAAAACGATACTAAATTTAAATAATTTATATTTATTAGAAATTTAAAAAAGAATTATTTAGATGGCTGGGGTACCTGGATTCGAACCAGGGATGCCGGTATCAAAAACCGGTGCCTTAACCACTTGGCTATACCCCAAAAAAAGGAAAATAATTTAAATATACGGGAGGCGAGATTTGAACTCGCACACCTTTCGGCGCCAGAACCTAAATCTGGTGCGTCTACCTATTTCGCCACTCCCGCATAATAATAAAACTTTAATTTATAGCTACGACGGGATTTGAACCCATGACCCCAGCGTTATGAGTGCTGTGCTCTAACCAAACTGAGCTACGTAGCTATATAAAATAAATAAAATATTATTTTATTTTTCGAATTAATTATTTTTTTATTTTATAATAAATAGAATGAATTATCAATATAATTATTAATTTAAAATTTTCTCAAATAAAATATTTATTTTTTAATTATATTTGTAAACAAATTAGATTGTAGGAAAAAATGAAAAATAAAACTAAAAAATATAGTAATAATTTTATTCATAATATAATAGAAGAAGATTTTAAAAAAAACAAATGTGTATTACTACATACTCGTTTCCCTCCAGAACCAAATGGATATCTTCACATTGGACATGCTAAATCAATATGTTTAAATTTTGAACTAGCAAAATTATACAATGGGTTTTGTAATCTTCGTTTTGATGATACTAATCCAATTAAAGAAAATGTTAAATATGTAAAAGCAATTAAAAATGACATTAAATGGTTGGGTTACCAATGGAATAAAAAAATTTATTATACTTCTGAATATTTTTCAAAATTATATAAATTTGCAAAAGAACTAATTAAAAAAAATTTAGCATATGTTGACCAATTAACAAAAGAACAAATACGTGAATATAGAGGTACATTAATTACTTCTGGTAAAAATAGTCCTTATAGAAATAGAAGTATTAAAGAAAATTTAAGATTATTTAAAGAAATGAAAAAAGGCTATTTTAATGAAGGAGAAGCTTGTTTACGTGCTAAAATCGACATGAGTTCTCCATATATTATAATGCGTGATCCTGTATTATACCGAATTATTTTTTCGCAACATCATCAGACAAAAAATCAGTGGTGTATTTATCCTATGTACGATTTTGCACATTGTATTTCTGATTCTATAGAAGGCATTACACACTCTTTTTGTACTTTAGAATTTCAAGATAATAAATGTTTGTATAATTGGATTTTAAAAAATATTAGTGTTACCAATCATCCAAAACAATATGAATTTGCTAGATTAAATCTCAAGTATTCAATTTTATCAAAGAGAAAAATAAGCACACTTATTGAAAAAAAAATAATTAACAATTGGGATGATCCGAGGATACAAACCATTTCAGGATTAAGAAGAAAAGGATATACACCATCATCTATTCGAAAATTTTGTGAAAAAATTGGTATTACTAAACAAAATAATTTAATTGAGTTTTCTATGTTAGAATATTGTATTAGGAATGAGTTAAATGAAGAAGCTATACGCACTATGGCTGTCTTAGAACCAATAAAATTATATTTATACAATATTGATGATCAATATCAAGAAACTTTTGTTGTTCCGAATCATCCTAAAAGACCAGAATTAGGTACTCATGAAATTATTTTTACTAACACCATATATATTGAAAAACAAGATTTTAAAGAAACATATGATCAAAATTATAAAAGATTAAAAATTGGAGAAGAAATACGTTTAAGATATGCATATATAATTAAAGCAGAAAAAATAGAAAAAGATAAAAATGGAAATATTACACAAATTATATGTTTTTGTGACTTAAATACATTAGGTAAAAAACCAATTAATAAAAAAAATCCTGCAGTAATACATTGGATTTCAAAAAATAATTCATTTGCTTCAGAGTTTAGATTATATGATAAATTATTTAATATAGACAATCCTGAACAAGAAAAAAATTTTTTATCTTTTTTAAATCCTAATTCTATAGTTATTAAACATGGATTTATCGAAAAAAAAATAAGTGAAAAAATACAAAAAAAAATAAAAAGTTTTAAAATACAACAAACAAATTTATTTTTTCAATTTGAAAGAATTGGATATTTTTGTATAGATTTAATTGATTCCAAAAAAAACAAATTAATATTTAATAGAACTGTTAGTTTAAGAGATAAATGGAAAATAAAAAAAGAAAAAAATAACTAATAAAACCTTTATATTTTTAAAAATTATATAGGCTAATATAACTAATCAATCATTCATACACATAATTCAATTAAAGATTTTAATCTTTAAATTACTTCTTATTTTAACTAATATTTTTACATTTAGAATGACTAAAAATTATATTTTCATCACTG
This window contains:
- the metK gene encoding methionine adenosyltransferase, with the translated sequence MNEYLFTSESVSEGHPDKIADQISDALLDEIIKQDIKARVACETYVKTGMVLIGGEITTTAWVDVEEITRNTINNIGYVNSDTGFDANSCAILSAIGKQSPDINQGVDRFDPLEQGAGDQGIIFGYATNETDVLMPAPITYAHLLVRRQSELRKKNILPWLRPDAKSQVTFKYKNWNIVGIDTVVFSTQHEENISQNILKEAVMEEIIKPVLPKKWLTQNTKFFINPTGRFVIGGPMGDCGLTGRKIIVDTYGGMSRHGGGAFSGKDPSKVDRSAAYAARYVAKNIVAAGLADRCEIQLSYAIGIAKPTSIMIETFQTGKVSNKALINLVRDIFDLRPYGLIKMLGLLKPIYLQTSVYGHFGREEFPWEKLDKVDELSQ
- a CDS encoding endonuclease produces the protein MFFLIIIKKNNVKKNNVKNFQQAKILAIKIHKNAPGTFYCGCKIIWKNKKGIPNLSSCGYKIRKNKNRATRIEWEHVVPAWKFGHQKKCWKKGGRKKCIKDRNFQKIEIDLHNLQPSIGEINADRSNFMYTELNSKIQQYGKCSMKIDFKKKLVEPPKIAKGAIARTYFYMSKIYNIKLSKKEKRLFNKWNINFPVTKWECIRENLIFKIQGNHNNYVYKKCHK
- the gshA gene encoding glutamate--cysteine ligase; protein product: MIEDISKKINWLEKNSFILKYINRGIERETLRIKKNGDFSNTQHPHNIGAALTHRWITTDFSENLLEFITPVTNNIDYLLNFLKDLHSFVAFKNQKELMWPFSIPYIYKKSTNIQIAKYGKSNYGALKTIYRKGLKIRYGDLKNTISGIHYNFSLPKIFWKKDNIDNISSGYLNLIRNYYRFGWIIPYLFGSSPAISKYFLTNQKYTFQKNKEGLLYLPWATSLRISDMGYTSTSITDLKITFNDLDSYIKCLKKAMNTPSKKFADLGLTDKLGKLQQLNTNILQLENELYTQIRPKRTINYGESLLDALKNRGIEYVEIRSLDINPFSSIGINKNQILLLDLFLIWCALIEAPKNKKTDFHFIDKNWKKVTFEGRKPNQKIYINNKKYKLKQIGERIFKDLKKIAIIFDNQQKNSEYQQVCDKKILFFKDPELTYSAQFLKLFITTNKINKIGLNLANTYHNQLINEFNYNTHIKNFEHETINSHKKQIEIEEKEILSLKDYLKKR
- the glnS gene encoding glutamine--tRNA ligase → MKNKTKKYSNNFIHNIIEEDFKKNKCVLLHTRFPPEPNGYLHIGHAKSICLNFELAKLYNGFCNLRFDDTNPIKENVKYVKAIKNDIKWLGYQWNKKIYYTSEYFSKLYKFAKELIKKNLAYVDQLTKEQIREYRGTLITSGKNSPYRNRSIKENLRLFKEMKKGYFNEGEACLRAKIDMSSPYIIMRDPVLYRIIFSQHHQTKNQWCIYPMYDFAHCISDSIEGITHSFCTLEFQDNKCLYNWILKNISVTNHPKQYEFARLNLKYSILSKRKISTLIEKKIINNWDDPRIQTISGLRRKGYTPSSIRKFCEKIGITKQNNLIEFSMLEYCIRNELNEEAIRTMAVLEPIKLYLYNIDDQYQETFVVPNHPKRPELGTHEIIFTNTIYIEKQDFKETYDQNYKRLKIGEEIRLRYAYIIKAEKIEKDKNGNITQIICFCDLNTLGKKPINKKNPAVIHWISKNNSFASEFRLYDKLFNIDNPEQEKNFLSFLNPNSIVIKHGFIEKKISEKIQKKIKSFKIQQTNLFFQFERIGYFCIDLIDSKKNKLIFNRTVSLRDKWKIKKEKNN
- a CDS encoding 16S rRNA (uracil(1498)-N(3))-methyltransferase; its protein translation is MKKRIPRVYIDKHFKINETIILDSSNTHYIIKVLRMNSQDILEIFNNTNYIFLSKIISIRKNIATILILDKEKKNIESPLFIHLGLVISKNKKMNFAIQKSVELGVNIITPIFSRYSNVSKSKKNILKKNIYWKNVIISACQQCKRNIIPQINNAEEIDIWCEQSNKKEIKIVLDPKSTKNINQIYKNVNCVRLLVGSEGGFSLLEMEKIIQYKFIPIKLGPRILRTETAAIAAITALQIKFGDL
- the rpiA gene encoding ribose-5-phosphate isomerase RpiA, with product MNLNEFKKKAAWAALNYIKPGTVIGVGTGSTVFYFIEALSTIKHLISGVISSSNASTLLLKEKGINNILNLNTFNSLEVYIDSADEINSNMQMIKGGGAALTKEKIIAAIAKKFVCIIDKTKKVDVLGTFPLPIEVIPIASSFISNEIIKIGGHPKIRKNVITENGNIILDIYNLNIHDPISIEKKINLLPGVVTVGLFALRGADIVLMGTNNGVKIIKK